Below is a window of Nocardia asteroides DNA.
TCGTGAAGGTGTCGAAACGCAACATCACGAAGGCGCCGTACTCGGCGAGCAGATGCAGCCCGATCAGCAGCGCACCGCCCAGGATCGCCAACCGCAGCTGCGGAACGACGATGCGCCGGAACACTTCCGCCCGCCCGGAACCGAGCGCGCGCGCCGACTCCTCGAGCGCCGGATCCAGCCGCCGCAAGGTGGCCGCGACCGGCAGGTACACCAGCGGGAAGTACGACATCGTGGCCACCACGACCGCCGCCGGCAACCCGTGCATCGACTCGAACACGCTCACCCAGCCGTAGCTGTTCACGAACGCGGGCACCGCCAGCGGCGCCACCAGCACCGGGCCCCACCACGCCCGGCCGGGTACGTCGGTGCGCTCCACCAGCCAGGCCAGCCCCAGCCCGAGCACGACGCAGATCGGCACGGTGCACACCACCAGCGCGACCGTATTGCCCAGCAGCTCAGCGACTCTGGGGCGGAACACCAGGTCGGCGGCTTCGCGCAGGCCGGTGTCGAACAGCACCGAGACGATGTAGCCGAGCGGGACGAACGTCGCCGCCGTCAGCAGCAGGGCCACGAGCGTGACGAACACCCCGGGCCGACCGACCCGGGGTGTCGTCGTGCGCACGGTCCGCAGCGCCACCACCTACAGCAGTCCCGCCTCGGTCATCAGCTCGGTGACCTTCTTCGAATCCAGCTTGCTCGGATCGATCGCGGGCGCCTGCAGATCGGCCAGCGGCGGCAGCGCCGGATTCGCGGCCACGTCACTGGCCACCGGGTACTCCATGGACGTGCCGTCGCGCAGGATCTCCTGCCCGCGCTTGCCGGTGACGAAGGCCAGGAACTTCTGCGCGGCCTCCTGTTTCTTGCTCGACTTCAGCACGCCGCCACCGGACACGCTGACGAAGGCACCCGGGTCCTGGTTCTTGAAGTAGTGCAGCGCGGTGTTCGCGCTGCCCTCCTTGGTCTTGGCCTGATCGCGGTACCAGTAGTAGTGGTAGATCACGCCGCCCTCGGGGTTGCCCGAGTTCACGGCCTTCATGGTGGCCACATTGTTCTGCAGCGAGGTGGCGTTGGCCTTCATCCCGCGCAGCCAGGCCCGGGTGACGTCCTCGCCCTTCAGCGCGAGCAGACCGGCCACGATCGCCTGGAAGTCGGCGCCGGAAGTGCCCGCGCCCCAGCGGCCCTGCCACTGCGGCTGCGCCAGATCCAGCAGCGAGACCGGCAGCCCGGCCGTGGGCAGCTTGTCCTTGTTGTAGACGAACACCGTGGCGCGGGCCGCGACACCGGTCCACTTGCCGGTCGACGGACGGTACTGTGCCGGAACCTGATTCAGCGTGCCCGGGTCGACGTCGGCGAACAGGCCCGCGTTCTCCACCAGCGCCATGGCGGGGGAGTTCTCGGTGAGGAAGGCGTCGGCGGGGGAGTTGGCGCCCTCGGCGACGAGCTGATTGCCCAGCGCGGTGTCGCCACCCTGGCGCAGGACGACCTTGATGCCGGTCTCCGCGGTGAACGCCTCGGCCCACTCCTTGGTGAGCGATTCGTGCTGGGCGTTGTAGACGGTGATCTCGTCGGCACCGCCGGAGGAGGACGAACACGCGCTGACCCCGAGCGCCGCCACCGCGATCGCCATCAGCCCGGCCAGAGGTTTCGAACTACGCGGCATACGCGTCCCTTCCCGCACAGGGTCCCCATACTGTGATGAGGCTTGCCTCAGGAAGATACCTCGCGTGATGTGCGCGGACCGGGCCGAACGGGCGATTCGCGGCGGGCGGCGCCGGGCGCGCTCAGTGCTTGTTGGCCGGCGCCGAGCAGATCTTCCAGGTGCCGTCTTCCTTCTTCAGGTGCTCCTCGGTGCTGTCCTCGGTCTCGGGCTCCTCGCCCGCCACCGAGAGGGTCAGCTTGCCGACCACCGTCGCCTTGGCGGTGTCGCCGGTGATCACGATGTCGTCGACCCGGTCGATGTCCACCGAGACGGTCGCGACGTCGAACTGCTGGCGCTGCTCGGGGGTGAGGTTGGCGATCTCGGTGCGGTCGGCCTCGCAGGCCAGCTCGGCCGCGGCGATGAAGCCGTCGGAGTCGAGGGTGTCGTAGAAGTCGCGGATGGCGACCTCGATCTGCTTCTCGTCCGAGGAGAGTGGCGTGCGGCCCTGCAGGGTGAGCACCACGCCGGTGACCACCGCGCCGAGGACGACCAGTGCGACCAGGCCCAGTGCGATGAACAGCCCCGTCCGCTTCTTCTTCGGCGGCTGCTGGTGCGGGATCACGTCGGGGCCGTCGGGATAGTTCGGCGGCGGGGTCTGACCCGGCCCGAAGCCCGCGTGCGGGTATCCGGGCGGCCCGGCGGGCATGCCGGGCGGCTGCTGACCGAAGGGGGGTTGCTGGCCCTCGGGGGGATTCGTCATGCCTCGCTCCTGATGTCATCGGGGCGAGGCCCCGAAACCAAGTGGAACCGTGCGTGAACAATCTCGATCAACCAAACGAGGCCCCGACCGAACGGACGGGGCCTCGAAGTGTGCCCTCGGCAGGATTCGAACCTGCGGCCTTCTGCTCCGGAGGCAGACGCTCTATCCCCTGAGCTACGAGGGCGGGATAGATGCCGGTCGGCGGTGGCCGATCGGGCAGCGACAGCGTATCGCATCGTGTGCTGTGCGCCAAAAACGGTGCCGGACCGGGCGGTTGGCCCGGTCCGGCGAGGGGCTCAGCCCAGCGGCAGCGGGGCGACGCCGCGGGCGGCGAGCATGCTGGTCATCAGCTGTGACTCGCCCTCCTGGGTCTTGGACATCTGCGCGGCCAGCGTGCGCACCTCGGTGGTGTCGGCGTGCTCGGCGGCGTAGTCGAGCATCGGCACGCCGCCCTGGTGGTGGCGCAGCATCAGCTGCAGGAACAGCGTGTCCATGGCCGGGCCGGTGGACTGACGCAGGGTGGTCATCTCCTCCTGGCTCGCCATGCCCGGCATCGACGACACGGGGCCCGACATCTCGTGGCCGGTGCTCGCGCCGCCGTGGTGCGAGCCCGCGCCGTGGCCGCTCATCCAGCCCATGTAGCCGTCCACGTTCTGGTTCGGCTCGCCCCACAGCTGCAACCAGCCCTGCATGCGGCCGATCTGGTTCTGCTGGGTGGTGAGGATGTCGTAGGCGAGCCTGCGCACGTCGTTGTCGGTGGAGGCGATCAGCGCCGCGCCCGCCATGTCGACGGCCTGCGCGTGGTGGGCGGACATGTCCTGGCTGAACCCCACGTCGACAGGGCCCGGCGCGGGCGTGTCCGCCTTGTCCAGCGGCAGTCGCAGCAGCACCCCGGCCACGGCGCCGAGCAGCAGCAGGCCGATCGCGCCCAGCACGAGGATCGCCGCGCCGCCGGGCTTGCGCGCGGCGGGCTCGGTGGCGTCGGGCGCTTCGGTGGTGTCGCCGGGCTCGGCCGCGGTCTCGGTGGCCACTACTGGCCCGCCGGCAGGCCGCCCGGCATCGGGATGCTGGGCAGACCGGGGATGCCGCTGCCGCCGCCGAGCTCGGACTGGTCCTGGGTCAGGCCCTTGCCGTCCATCGGCACGGCCTCGGGGCCGTACGGCGAGGAGTCGAACGGCGGCGGGTTGTTGGCGTCGAAGATCGGGTTCGAGCAGCTGGCGCCGACCTCGGGGTAGGCGTACGGGTTCTCGCGCAGCGCGGAGATGAACTGCTTGATCCGCGCGTCGTCGGGGGAGTCCAGGCGCAGCTGGTGGCCCCACGACTGCAGCGAGATGGGCGATTCCAGACCCGGGTACGGCGACATCAGCGAGTACTGACGGCCCTTGACGAAGTTCGACAGCTTCTCCACGCCCGCGGCGTCGACCTTGTCCGGGTTGTAGGCGATCCAGACCGCGCCGTGCTCGAGCGAGTGGACGGCGTTCTCCATCCGGATCGGCTTGGCGTAGACGGTGCCGGTGCAGTTGGCCCAGGCGCCGTCGTGCGGGCCGCCGTAGGCGGGCGCCTTGTCATAGGCCACCCGCTGGGCCGAGGTGACGTGCAGACCTGCCGGGTAGTCCTGCTTGACGACGCCCTCGATCTTGGTCGACGGGTCCTGGTTCTCCTTGGTCGGCACCCATTCCTTGAGGTCGGTCTGGGCCTCGCGGATCGCGGCCTGGTCCAGGTACTTGGGCACCAGGCTGTAGGCCAGCAGGCCGATCAGCGCGACGATGGCGACGCCAGCGCCCAGCAGGGCCCAGGGGACCTCGCGCTTCTTGTGCGGAAGGTTGCCTTTGCCGGGTTTGCGGGACGGAGACGACTTCCCCGCGGCCCGGACGGCCTTGGCTGATGTGGCGCTGGTCCTGCTCGGCATCGCTCGTTGTGCTCTTTCGACGTGTGGATCGGTGGGTTCGTGGCGGGCGGTCGTGGTTGCGAGGCACCCGACCAATAGGATAGAGACTCGTGACTCCAGCTGACCTTGCAGATCTCCTTCGCACCACGGCCGCGAAGGTGCTTGTCGAACGTGGACTGGACTCGTCGGTCCTGCCCGAGCAGGTCACAGTGGAGCGTCCGCGCAACCCCGAACACGGCGACTATGCCACGAATGTGGCGATGCAGGTGGCCAAGCGGGTCGGAACCAACCCGCGCGAGCTGGCCGGATGGCTGGCCGACGCGCTGTCGGCGACCGACGACATCGAGGTGGCCGAGGTCGCGGGCCCCGGCTTCCTCAACATCCGCCTGGCCGCCTCGGCGCAGGGCGCGATCCTGGCGCAGATCCTGGCCGCGGGCGCGACCTACGGCACCGGCACCACGCTGGCCGGCACCAAGATCAACCTGGAGTTCGTCTCCGCCAACCCCACCGGTCCCGTGCACCTGGGCGGCACCCGCTGGGCCTCGGTCGGTGACGCGCTGGGCCGCATCCTGGCCGCCGAGGGCGCCGAGGTGACCCGCGAGTACTACTTCAACGACCACGGTGCCCAGATCGACCGCTTCGCCAAGTCGCTGGTCGCGGCCGCCCTGGGCGAGCCGACCCCCGCGGACGGCTACGCGGGCGAGTACATCCAGGACATCAGCGCGAGCATCGTCGCCGCGCACCCCGACGCGCTCACCCTGCCCGCCGACGAGCGGCACGAGCTGTTCCGGCGCGAGGGCGTGCAGCAGATGTTCGCCCAGATCAAGCAGGATCTGCACGACTTCGGCACCGACTTCGACGTGTACTTCAACGAGAGCGAGCTGTTCGCCTCCGGCGCCGTCGAGCGGGCCGTGGAGCAGCTCAAGAACTCGGGCAACCTGTACGAGAAGGACGGCGCCTGGTGGATCGCCTCCACCGAGTTCGGCGACGACAAGGACCGCGTGGTCCTCAAGAGCGACGGCAACGCCGCCTACATCGCCGGTGACATCGCCTACTTCCAGAACAAGCGCGCCCGCGGCTTCGACCTGGCCATCTACATGCTCGGCGCCGACCACCACGGCTACATCGGCAGGCTCAAGGCCGCCGCGGCCGCGTTCGGCGACGACCCCGACACCGTCGAGGTGCTGATCGGCCAGATGGTGAACCTGGTCCGCGACGGCCAGGCCGTGAAGATGAGCAAGCGCGCGGGCACCGTGGTGACGCTGAACGACCTGGTCGAGGCGATCGGCGTCGACGCGTCGCGCTACTCGCTGGTGCGTTCCTCGGTGAACTCGAGCATCGACATCGACCTCGACCTGTGGACCAAGGCGGGCAACGAGAATCCTGTCTACTACGTCCAGTACGCGCACGCCCGCACCTGCCGGATCAGCGACAACGCCGCCGCGTTCGAATTCGACTCCGTGGCACCGGACTTCGCGCTGCTGAACTCCGATCGCGAGGGTGACCTGATCCGCACCCTCGGCGATTTCCCGCGCGTGGTCGCCACCGCCGCCGACACCCGCGAACCGCACCGCATCGCCCGGTACCTCGAGGAACTGGCCGGGGTCTACCACCCGTTCCAGTCCGACGACGACATGCGTGTGCTGCCCAAGGGCGACGACACGGTCACCCCGCTCAACGCCGCCCGGCTCGAATTGGTCAAGGCCACCCGCCAGGTGCTGGCCAACGGCCTGGCCCTGCTCGGGGTCAGCGCCCCGGAGCGCATGTGACCGACGGCAAGCTTTCCAAGGAGGACGCACAGTGAGTGCCCACCCCGCCGGTCCCCGGCACGCAGAGATCCCGCACGCGCCCAGCCTGGCCGAGCGCCCGACCGACCCGAGCGAGATGATCGACCTTCCCGCCAACGTGTGGCCGCGCAACGCCACCCGTGGCGCGGACGGCGTCGTCGGGATCGCCGGAGTGTCGGTCACCGAGCTGGCCGAGCAGTACGGCACCCCGCTGTTCGTGGTCGACGAGGACGACTTCCGCTCGCGCTGCCGCGACATGGTGCGTGCCTTCGGCCCCAACGCGCGCGTGCACTACGCGTCCAAGGCGTTCCTGTGCGGTGAGATCGCGCGCTGGATCCGCGACGAGGGCCTCTCGCTCGACGTCTGCTCCGGCGGCGAGCTGGCCATCGCGCTGCACGCCGGTTTCCCGGCCGAGCGCATCGCGCTGCACGGCAACAACAAGTCGGTGCCCGAGCTCGAGACCGCGGTCGCCGCGGGAGTCGGCCACGTGGTGGTGGACTCGCTCTACGAGATCGAGCGGCTCGAGGCGGTCGCCGGCGCGGCGGGCGTGGTCCAGGACGTGCTGGTCCGGGTCACCGTCGGCGTCGAGGCGCACACCCACGAGTACATCTCCACCGCGCACGAGGACCAGAAGTTCGGCTTCTCGATCGCCGGTGGCGACGCGATGGAGGCGCTGGCCCGCGTCTTCGAGGCCGACAACCTGCGCCTGGTGGGCCTGCACAGCCACATCGGCTCGCAGATCTTCGAGCTCGACGGCTTCGAGATCGCCGCGCGCCGCATGCTCGGCCTGCTGCGCGAGGCCATCGACAAGTTCGGTATCGAGCGCACCGCGCAGATCTCCACCCTGGATCTGGGCGGCGGCCTCGGTATCTCGTACCTGCCCGGCGACAACCCGCCGCCGCTGGACGAGTTCGCCGCCAAGCTGCGCGAGCTGGTCGCCGCCGAAGCCGCCCGCGCCGGGCTGCCCGAGCCGACCATCGCCGTCGAGCCGGGCCGCGCCATCGCGGGGCCGGGCACGGTCACGCTGTACGAGGTGGGCACCATCAAGGATGTCGAGCTCGACGGCGGCGCGCGGCGTCGCTACGTGAGCGTCGACGGCGGGATGAGCGACAATATCCGCCCCGCCCTCTACCAGGCCGATTACGATTGCCGTCTGGTCTCGCGCTCGTCGGACGCCCACGCGGTCGTCGCGCGCGTGGTCGGAAAGCATTGCGAGAGTGGCGATATCGTCATTCGTGACACCTGGATGCCCGCCGACGCGGGCCCCGGCGACCTGGTCGCCGTCGCGGCGACCGGTGCGTACTGCTACTCGATGTCGAGTCGCTACAACCAGCTCACCCGGCCCGCCGTGGTCGCGGTGCGCGACGGTGTCTCGCGATTGATTCTGCGCCGGGAAACGGTGGCGGACCTGCTCAGCCTGGAGGTGGAAGGATGACCGAGAACAACGGGACCAGGGACGCGGGGCGTCCGCTCGGCGTCGCCGTGCTCGGGATGGGCACCGTCGGCACCGAGGTGGTCCGGGTCCTGCGTGACCACGCCGAGGACCTGCGCTCGCGGGTCGGCGCTCCGCTGGTGCTGCGCGGCGTCGCCGTGCGCGACCTGGCCAAGGACCGCGGCCTGCCCGCCGAGCTGCTGACCACCGACGCCGAGGCGCTCGTCGCCCGCGACGACGTCGACCTGGTGGTCGAGGTCATGGGCGGCATCGACCCGGCTCGCGCGCTCATCGGGGCCGCGCTGAGCGGCGGCAAGTCCGTGGTCACCGCCAACAAGGCGCTGCTGGCCGACTACACCGGCGAGCTGGCCGCCGCCGCCGAGCGCAGCCGCGCCGACCTGTACTTCGAGGCCGCCGTCGCCGGCGCGATCCCGGTGGTCCGCCCGCTGATCCAGTCGCTGTCGGGCGACCGGGTGAACCGGGTGGTCGGCATCGTCAACGGCACCACCAACTTCATCCTCTCCGCGATGGACGAGACCGGCGCCGCCTACGACGACGTGCTCGCCGAGGCCACCGACCTGGGCTACGCCGAGGCCGACCCCACCGCCGACGTCGAGGGCTTCGACGCCGCCGCCAAGGCCGCCATCCTGGCCTCGCTGGCCTTCCACACCCGGGTGACCGCGGCCGACGTGTACCGCGAGGGCATCTCCAAGATCACCGCCGAGGACCTGGAGACGGCCTCGGCCGTCGGCTGCACCGTGAAGCTGCTCGCCATCTGCGAGCGCGTCGCGGCCGGTCCGGGCGAGCCCACCTCCGCCGAGGGCGGCAAGGACCGCGTCTCGGTGCGCGTGTACCCGGCGCTCATCCCGCGCAAGCACCCGCTGGCCTCGGTCAACGGCGCGTTCAACGCCGTGGTCGTCGAGGCCGACAACGCGGGCAGGCTGATGTTCTACGGTCAGGGCGCCGGTGGCGCGCCGACCGCCTCGGCCGTGCTGGGCGATCTCGTCATGGCGGCCCGCAACAAGTTCTACGGTGGTCGTGCTCCGGGCGAATCGGTCTATGCTGAGCTGCCGATCGCGCCGATCGGCGACACCCCCACCCGCTACCACGTGAACCTGCAGGTGGAGGATCGTCCCGGCGTGCTCGCCGCGGTGGCCGACACCTTCGCCCAGCACGGCGTGAGCATCTCCACCGTGCGTCAGCAGGGTCATGGCGAGGGTGCGCGGCTCGTGGTCGTCACCCACCACGCGGTGGAGTCCTCGCTGGCCGATACTGTCGCGGCATTGGCCGACATGGATTCGGTCACCTCTGTGACCAGCGTTCTCAGACTGGAAGGCACCGAAGAATCATGAGTACCACTGGCATCGCCCCCCAGGCCGGCGTGCACTCGCGCTGGCCGGGTCTGATCGCGGCCTACCGCGACCGGCTGGCCGGTGCGGCCGACTGGGAGCCGGTCACCCTGTTCGAGGGCGGTACCCCGCTGGTCCCCGCGACGCACCTGTCCGAGCTGACCGGCTGCGAGGTGTACCTCAAGGTCGAGGGCGCCAACCCCACCGGTTCGTTCAAGGACCGCGGCATGACCATGGCGATGACCGACGCCAAGTACCGCGGCCAGAAGGCCGTGCTGTGCGCGTCCACCGGCAACACCTCGGCCTCGGCCGCCGCCTACGCCACCCGCGCGGGCATGGAGTGCGCGGTGCTGATCCCGCAGGGCAAGATCGCGATGGGCAAGCTGGCCCAGGCCGTGATGCTCGGCGCCAAGATCATCCAGGTCGAGGGCAACTTCGACGACTGCCTCGAGCTGGCCCGCAAGGTCACCGCCGAGTTCCCCGAGGTCGGTCTGGTGAACTCGGTGAACCCGGCGCGCATCGAGGGCCAGAAGACCGCCTCGTTCGAGATCTGCGACGTGCTGGGCAAGGCGCCCGACGTGCACGTGCTGCCGGTGGGCAACGCGGGCAACATCACCGCCTACTGGCGCGGGTACCGCGAGTACCACGCCGACGGCATCACCGGCTCGCTGCCGCGCATGCTCGGCGTGCAGGCCGCGGGCGCGGCGCCGCTGGTCAACGGCGCGCCGGTGAAGGACCCGGAGACCGTGGCCACCGCC
It encodes the following:
- a CDS encoding iron ABC transporter substrate-binding protein — its product is MPRSSKPLAGLMAIAVAALGVSACSSSSGGADEITVYNAQHESLTKEWAEAFTAETGIKVVLRQGGDTALGNQLVAEGANSPADAFLTENSPAMALVENAGLFADVDPGTLNQVPAQYRPSTGKWTGVAARATVFVYNKDKLPTAGLPVSLLDLAQPQWQGRWGAGTSGADFQAIVAGLLALKGEDVTRAWLRGMKANATSLQNNVATMKAVNSGNPEGGVIYHYYWYRDQAKTKEGSANTALHYFKNQDPGAFVSVSGGGVLKSSKKQEAAQKFLAFVTGKRGQEILRDGTSMEYPVASDVAANPALPPLADLQAPAIDPSKLDSKKVTELMTEAGLL
- a CDS encoding Rv0361 family membrane protein: MTNPPEGQQPPFGQQPPGMPAGPPGYPHAGFGPGQTPPPNYPDGPDVIPHQQPPKKKRTGLFIALGLVALVVLGAVVTGVVLTLQGRTPLSSDEKQIEVAIRDFYDTLDSDGFIAAAELACEADRTEIANLTPEQRQQFDVATVSVDIDRVDDIVITGDTAKATVVGKLTLSVAGEEPETEDSTEEHLKKEDGTWKICSAPANKH
- a CDS encoding DUF305 domain-containing protein; this encodes MATETAAEPGDTTEAPDATEPAARKPGGAAILVLGAIGLLLLGAVAGVLLRLPLDKADTPAPGPVDVGFSQDMSAHHAQAVDMAGAALIASTDNDVRRLAYDILTTQQNQIGRMQGWLQLWGEPNQNVDGYMGWMSGHGAGSHHGGASTGHEMSGPVSSMPGMASQEEMTTLRQSTGPAMDTLFLQLMLRHHQGGVPMLDYAAEHADTTEVRTLAAQMSKTQEGESQLMTSMLAARGVAPLPLG
- a CDS encoding DUF3105 domain-containing protein, which translates into the protein MPSRTSATSAKAVRAAGKSSPSRKPGKGNLPHKKREVPWALLGAGVAIVALIGLLAYSLVPKYLDQAAIREAQTDLKEWVPTKENQDPSTKIEGVVKQDYPAGLHVTSAQRVAYDKAPAYGGPHDGAWANCTGTVYAKPIRMENAVHSLEHGAVWIAYNPDKVDAAGVEKLSNFVKGRQYSLMSPYPGLESPISLQSWGHQLRLDSPDDARIKQFISALRENPYAYPEVGASCSNPIFDANNPPPFDSSPYGPEAVPMDGKGLTQDQSELGGGSGIPGLPSIPMPGGLPAGQ
- the argS gene encoding arginine--tRNA ligase, with translation MTPADLADLLRTTAAKVLVERGLDSSVLPEQVTVERPRNPEHGDYATNVAMQVAKRVGTNPRELAGWLADALSATDDIEVAEVAGPGFLNIRLAASAQGAILAQILAAGATYGTGTTLAGTKINLEFVSANPTGPVHLGGTRWASVGDALGRILAAEGAEVTREYYFNDHGAQIDRFAKSLVAAALGEPTPADGYAGEYIQDISASIVAAHPDALTLPADERHELFRREGVQQMFAQIKQDLHDFGTDFDVYFNESELFASGAVERAVEQLKNSGNLYEKDGAWWIASTEFGDDKDRVVLKSDGNAAYIAGDIAYFQNKRARGFDLAIYMLGADHHGYIGRLKAAAAAFGDDPDTVEVLIGQMVNLVRDGQAVKMSKRAGTVVTLNDLVEAIGVDASRYSLVRSSVNSSIDIDLDLWTKAGNENPVYYVQYAHARTCRISDNAAAFEFDSVAPDFALLNSDREGDLIRTLGDFPRVVATAADTREPHRIARYLEELAGVYHPFQSDDDMRVLPKGDDTVTPLNAARLELVKATRQVLANGLALLGVSAPERM
- the lysA gene encoding diaminopimelate decarboxylase, with amino-acid sequence MSAHPAGPRHAEIPHAPSLAERPTDPSEMIDLPANVWPRNATRGADGVVGIAGVSVTELAEQYGTPLFVVDEDDFRSRCRDMVRAFGPNARVHYASKAFLCGEIARWIRDEGLSLDVCSGGELAIALHAGFPAERIALHGNNKSVPELETAVAAGVGHVVVDSLYEIERLEAVAGAAGVVQDVLVRVTVGVEAHTHEYISTAHEDQKFGFSIAGGDAMEALARVFEADNLRLVGLHSHIGSQIFELDGFEIAARRMLGLLREAIDKFGIERTAQISTLDLGGGLGISYLPGDNPPPLDEFAAKLRELVAAEAARAGLPEPTIAVEPGRAIAGPGTVTLYEVGTIKDVELDGGARRRYVSVDGGMSDNIRPALYQADYDCRLVSRSSDAHAVVARVVGKHCESGDIVIRDTWMPADAGPGDLVAVAATGAYCYSMSSRYNQLTRPAVVAVRDGVSRLILRRETVADLLSLEVEG
- a CDS encoding homoserine dehydrogenase, with the protein product MTENNGTRDAGRPLGVAVLGMGTVGTEVVRVLRDHAEDLRSRVGAPLVLRGVAVRDLAKDRGLPAELLTTDAEALVARDDVDLVVEVMGGIDPARALIGAALSGGKSVVTANKALLADYTGELAAAAERSRADLYFEAAVAGAIPVVRPLIQSLSGDRVNRVVGIVNGTTNFILSAMDETGAAYDDVLAEATDLGYAEADPTADVEGFDAAAKAAILASLAFHTRVTAADVYREGISKITAEDLETASAVGCTVKLLAICERVAAGPGEPTSAEGGKDRVSVRVYPALIPRKHPLASVNGAFNAVVVEADNAGRLMFYGQGAGGAPTASAVLGDLVMAARNKFYGGRAPGESVYAELPIAPIGDTPTRYHVNLQVEDRPGVLAAVADTFAQHGVSISTVRQQGHGEGARLVVVTHHAVESSLADTVAALADMDSVTSVTSVLRLEGTEES
- the thrC gene encoding threonine synthase, yielding MSTTGIAPQAGVHSRWPGLIAAYRDRLAGAADWEPVTLFEGGTPLVPATHLSELTGCEVYLKVEGANPTGSFKDRGMTMAMTDAKYRGQKAVLCASTGNTSASAAAYATRAGMECAVLIPQGKIAMGKLAQAVMLGAKIIQVEGNFDDCLELARKVTAEFPEVGLVNSVNPARIEGQKTASFEICDVLGKAPDVHVLPVGNAGNITAYWRGYREYHADGITGSLPRMLGVQAAGAAPLVNGAPVKDPETVATAIRIGAPASWNGAMEAKEQSGGAFRAATDEEILAAYRLVAATEGVFVEPASAASVAGLLAARAEGWLDSGLTVVCTVTGNGLKDPDNALAGMPEVKPIAVDPVAIARELELA